Proteins from a single region of Lentimicrobium saccharophilum:
- a CDS encoding RnfABCDGE type electron transport complex subunit G, which produces MAKLESTFKNMVLVLLGISLVASFALGAVYNLTKDPIAKAQQLKKEAAIKQVVPEFEQLEPVTVTPADGGDPVVINKAISGGEVVGYAVETYSDKGFGGKVQLMIGFLPDGTIFNTAVLKHTETPGLGDKMDASKSSFPEQFKNQNPESFTLKVKKDGGQVDAITAATISSRAFCDGVQRAYDAVKTEGGEK; this is translated from the coding sequence ATGGCTAAACTGGAATCAACTTTTAAAAATATGGTGCTTGTGCTGCTGGGCATCTCCCTGGTAGCTTCGTTTGCACTGGGTGCGGTTTATAATCTGACCAAAGATCCTATCGCCAAAGCGCAGCAACTGAAAAAGGAAGCAGCCATCAAACAGGTAGTGCCTGAATTTGAGCAGCTTGAGCCGGTAACTGTTACCCCTGCAGATGGCGGTGATCCTGTGGTGATCAATAAAGCCATTTCGGGTGGCGAGGTTGTGGGATATGCAGTTGAAACATACAGCGATAAAGGTTTTGGAGGAAAAGTGCAATTAATGATAGGGTTTCTTCCCGATGGCACCATCTTCAATACTGCCGTGCTGAAACATACTGAAACCCCCGGACTGGGCGACAAAATGGATGCCTCGAAATCGTCATTCCCCGAACAGTTTAAAAATCAGAATCCTGAATCATTTACACTGAAAGTAAAAAAAGACGGCGGACAGGTGGATGCCATCACGGCGGCAACCATCAGCTCCCGGGCTTTTTGCGACGGCGTTCAGCGGGCTTATGATGCAGTTAAAACGGAAGGAGGAGAGAAATGA
- a CDS encoding RnfABCDGE type electron transport complex subunit D has product MNLLTVSGSPHVHTQQSVKSIMYGVVIALIPAIFVSLYFFGLDAARVIFISVAACLFFEWVIQKYLIKGPVTINDGSALVTGVLLAFNVPSNLPWWILVIGALVSIGIGKMSFGGLGKNPFNPALVGRVFLLISFPVQMTSWPLPKGLFGSGLTDAITGPTTLGVLKEGLNAGKTVQEIMASPDFPGYINDLLGAQGGSLGEISAIALLLGAVYMLSRKIITWHIPTAYIGSAVIFSGIFWLIDPSHYIDPAMHLLAGGMILGVFYMATDMVSSPMTPRGQIVFGIGAGLLTIMIRVWGAYPEGVSFAILIMNAFTPLINNAFKPKRFGEVVKNG; this is encoded by the coding sequence ATGAACTTACTCACAGTTTCGGGATCACCCCATGTTCACACACAGCAAAGTGTAAAATCCATTATGTATGGTGTGGTGATTGCCCTGATCCCAGCCATTTTCGTTTCACTCTATTTCTTCGGACTGGATGCTGCGCGGGTCATTTTCATCTCGGTGGCCGCCTGCCTTTTCTTTGAATGGGTCATTCAGAAGTACCTGATAAAGGGCCCTGTTACCATCAATGATGGCAGTGCCCTGGTAACGGGTGTGTTGCTTGCTTTTAACGTGCCATCCAATCTTCCCTGGTGGATACTGGTCATTGGTGCACTGGTTTCGATAGGCATTGGTAAGATGTCATTCGGGGGGCTTGGAAAAAATCCATTTAATCCGGCATTGGTGGGTCGTGTATTTCTGCTGATTTCATTCCCGGTACAGATGACCTCATGGCCATTGCCAAAGGGGCTTTTTGGCTCAGGATTAACAGATGCCATTACAGGCCCGACAACGCTGGGAGTGCTCAAGGAAGGCCTGAATGCGGGAAAAACTGTTCAGGAAATCATGGCATCCCCTGACTTCCCTGGTTATATCAATGATCTGTTGGGAGCCCAGGGCGGCTCACTTGGTGAAATTTCCGCCATTGCCCTGCTTCTGGGAGCCGTATATATGCTTTCGCGCAAAATCATTACCTGGCACATTCCAACTGCTTATATCGGTTCAGCAGTCATTTTTTCCGGCATTTTCTGGCTGATTGACCCTTCGCACTACATTGACCCGGCTATGCACCTGCTGGCCGGAGGTATGATACTCGGCGTTTTCTACATGGCCACCGATATGGTCTCTTCGCCCATGACACCGCGCGGGCAGATCGTTTTTGGCATCGGTGCCGGATTGCTTACTATAATGATCAGGGTATGGGGCGCATATCCCGAGGGTGTTTCTTTTGCCATTCTGATTATGAATGCTTTTACACCGTTGATCAACAATGCATTTAAACCCAAAAGGTTCGGGGAGGTAGTGAAAAATGGCTAA
- a CDS encoding RnfABCDGE type electron transport complex subunit B: MNETVLFAVLSLSAIGVASAVILYFVAQKFKVIEDPRIDVVNEILPGANCGGCGLAGCRAFAEELVKTGDLSKLNCPVGGSDTMKQIASVLGLEAEEKEPMIAVVRCNGSRINAPQKVIFDGAESCAFAHALSAGESGCPNGCLGLGDCVVSCKFDAIYISPETGLPVVSDEKCVACGACVTACPRKIIELRKKGKKDRRIFVSCVNTEKGGPAKKNCSVACIGCGKCVKECPYDAITMQNNLAYIDYDKCRLCRKCAPVCPTGAILETNFPLRKEKPGEPGTEKVAEPVTAG; the protein is encoded by the coding sequence GTGAACGAAACCGTATTATTTGCCGTACTTTCACTGAGCGCCATCGGAGTTGCCTCTGCGGTAATTCTTTATTTTGTCGCTCAGAAATTCAAAGTTATTGAGGATCCCCGGATAGATGTTGTCAACGAAATTCTGCCAGGTGCCAATTGCGGAGGCTGTGGTCTGGCCGGTTGCCGTGCATTTGCGGAAGAACTGGTAAAAACAGGGGATTTATCGAAGCTGAACTGTCCGGTTGGCGGCAGCGATACCATGAAACAAATAGCGTCGGTGCTCGGGCTTGAGGCTGAAGAGAAAGAACCGATGATTGCCGTGGTACGTTGTAACGGAAGCCGGATTAACGCCCCTCAGAAGGTAATCTTCGACGGCGCTGAATCCTGTGCTTTTGCCCATGCACTATCGGCAGGCGAAAGCGGTTGTCCGAATGGTTGTCTCGGCCTGGGCGATTGTGTGGTATCCTGTAAATTCGATGCGATTTATATCAGCCCTGAAACCGGGCTTCCTGTGGTTAGTGATGAGAAATGTGTGGCCTGCGGCGCCTGTGTTACGGCTTGTCCTCGCAAAATCATTGAACTCAGGAAAAAAGGAAAAAAAGACAGGAGGATTTTTGTTTCCTGTGTGAATACTGAAAAAGGCGGACCGGCGAAGAAAAACTGCAGTGTTGCCTGTATCGGCTGCGGCAAATGTGTAAAGGAGTGTCCATATGATGCCATTACGATGCAGAATAATCTGGCTTACATTGATTACGATAAATGCAGGCTTTGCCGCAAGTGCGCTCCCGTGTGTCCTACCGGGGCCATTCTTGAGACCAACTTCCCGTTGCGGAAAGAAAAGCCCGGTGAACCCGGAACGGAAAAGGTTGCCGAACCTGTTACAGCCGGCTAG
- a CDS encoding SDR family NAD(P)-dependent oxidoreductase: MNIVVTGASSGVGRETAKILAGIPGNRLIVIARNGMKIQALSGECNIKRQETVVQPLQFDLATGDMESLAHQINRQLGKIDILINNAGAMLNKPLGKITAPEIDEVFSVNVKAPMLLIQALLPLMKPGSHIVNIGSMGGVQGSVKFPGLSAYSASKGALAVLTECLAEELKDKQIAVNCLAFGAVQTEMLAKAFPGYEAPVSAGKMAEFVADFAINGNRYFNGKILPVSLSTP; the protein is encoded by the coding sequence ATGAATATTGTTGTCACAGGCGCTTCATCCGGTGTCGGGCGCGAAACGGCAAAAATTCTGGCCGGAATTCCAGGAAACAGACTGATTGTGATTGCACGCAACGGTATGAAGATACAGGCATTGTCGGGCGAGTGCAACATCAAACGGCAGGAAACGGTGGTTCAGCCTCTGCAGTTCGATCTGGCTACCGGTGATATGGAATCGCTGGCTCATCAGATCAACCGCCAGCTTGGCAAAATCGATATCCTGATCAACAATGCAGGCGCCATGCTGAATAAGCCCCTGGGTAAGATTACTGCGCCTGAGATAGATGAGGTATTCAGTGTGAACGTGAAAGCGCCGATGTTGCTGATACAGGCATTGCTCCCCTTAATGAAACCGGGTTCGCACATCGTGAATATCGGGAGCATGGGAGGCGTGCAGGGAAGCGTGAAGTTTCCCGGGTTGTCAGCATACAGCGCCAGCAAAGGCGCTTTGGCTGTGCTCACAGAATGTCTGGCCGAAGAGCTGAAGGACAAGCAGATCGCCGTCAATTGCCTTGCTTTCGGCGCAGTTCAGACCGAAATGCTCGCAAAGGCATTTCCCGGTTACGAAGCACCGGTTTCAGCCGGAAAAATGGCGGAATTTGTTGCCGATTTCGCTATAAACGGCAATCGCTATTTCAACGGAAAGATTTTGCCGGTATCTTTGTCCACTCCCTGA
- the hydF gene encoding [FeFe] hydrogenase H-cluster maturation GTPase HydF, with protein sequence MSKGKDTKPHIGIFGRRNNGKSSLINALAGQELAIVSDVAGTTTDPVKKSMEIPGIGPVILIDTAGIDDTGELGLKRVEKSREMLKVIDFAILVITGNEFSQEEEKLIAEFEEKAVPFLVLHNKSDLQPLSAGLKQDLETRYTVPVLEFSAISRHGVDGLVAAMQRLIPESAYTAPSMLGDLISYGDVVLLITPIDIEAPEGRMILPQVQAIRDILDHDGIAVVCKEREVDGFIRRMNPKPALVVTDSQVFLKADAAVPPEIPLTSFSILLARQRGDFRNYLKGTPKLSELKDGDRILILESCTHHVSCDDIGRVKIPRWLGNFTGKKLEYEVVAGLSKLPRDIRDYAMVIQCGGCVITRKQIINRLKPAVDAGIPVTNYGMAIAWIHGIYKRAVAPFSAGDHGENDYL encoded by the coding sequence ATGTCCAAAGGAAAAGATACCAAACCCCATATCGGCATTTTTGGCCGTCGCAACAACGGAAAAAGTTCGCTGATCAATGCCCTGGCGGGGCAGGAGTTGGCCATTGTCTCGGATGTGGCCGGAACAACTACCGATCCTGTAAAGAAATCTATGGAAATTCCCGGGATAGGTCCGGTAATTCTGATTGATACCGCCGGGATTGACGATACCGGAGAACTGGGACTGAAGCGGGTGGAAAAATCCCGCGAAATGCTGAAAGTCATTGATTTTGCCATTCTGGTGATCACCGGAAATGAGTTTTCGCAGGAGGAGGAGAAACTGATTGCTGAATTTGAGGAAAAAGCTGTTCCTTTTCTGGTGCTGCACAATAAGAGTGATCTTCAACCCCTTAGTGCAGGCCTGAAGCAGGACCTGGAAACCAGATACACCGTTCCGGTGCTGGAATTCAGCGCGATCAGCAGGCATGGGGTCGATGGCCTGGTTGCGGCCATGCAGCGGCTGATCCCCGAATCGGCTTATACCGCGCCATCTATGCTGGGCGATCTGATTTCATACGGTGATGTGGTGTTACTGATAACCCCTATTGATATTGAAGCTCCGGAAGGTAGGATGATCCTGCCACAGGTGCAGGCCATCCGTGATATTCTGGATCACGACGGCATTGCCGTGGTTTGCAAGGAAAGGGAAGTTGACGGCTTTATCAGACGGATGAATCCCAAACCGGCGCTGGTGGTCACCGACAGTCAGGTTTTTCTGAAAGCGGATGCTGCAGTACCACCTGAAATACCGCTGACCAGTTTCAGCATTCTACTGGCCAGGCAGCGGGGCGATTTCAGGAATTACCTGAAGGGAACGCCCAAACTTTCGGAACTGAAGGATGGGGACCGCATCCTGATCCTCGAGTCGTGTACCCACCATGTATCCTGCGATGACATCGGCCGCGTTAAAATCCCTCGCTGGCTGGGCAATTTCACCGGTAAGAAACTTGAATACGAGGTAGTGGCAGGACTGTCGAAGCTCCCGCGCGATATCCGCGATTATGCCATGGTGATTCAGTGCGGAGGCTGTGTGATCACCCGCAAACAAATTATCAACAGGCTGAAACCCGCCGTGGATGCCGGTATCCCGGTGACCAACTACGGTATGGCCATTGCCTGGATACACGGAATTTATAAAAGGGCCGTTGCTCCATTTTCTGCAGGAGATCACGGTGAGAATGATTATCTTTAA
- the rsxC gene encoding electron transport complex subunit RsxC, with protein MKTFKLGGVHPEENKISAAEAIEVLPLPAKVCIPVSQSLGAPSKVVVEKGAVVRTGQIIAKGESFISSNVHSSVSGKVTKIDDVIDTSGYKRQAVYIDVEGDEWEEGIDRSPEIIHDILPDRDTIIRKINEMGVVGLGGATFPSHVKLMVPDGKKAEYLLINGVECEPYLTSDHRLMLERGEEMIIGVKILMKALGVNKAFIGIEKNKQDAIVHLSVICSKHPGIEVVPLKVKYPQGGEKQLIKAVLNREVPSGKLPIEVGCVVNNVGTALAVYEAVQKNKPLIDRVVTVTGKSVAKPSNLLVRIGTPVSALVEFAGGLPEDAGKVISGGPMMGKALTSLDVPVVKGTSGILIMKGAESKRAAALNCIRCGRCITACPMGLEPVLLAQLSENQLFERAEKERIMDCIECGSCHYTCPAGRPLLDYLRLGKNKTGILIRNRGKK; from the coding sequence TTGAAAACTTTTAAACTTGGCGGAGTTCACCCGGAAGAAAATAAAATTTCTGCGGCTGAAGCCATTGAAGTTCTCCCTTTGCCGGCAAAAGTCTGTATCCCTGTTTCCCAAAGCCTCGGAGCCCCCTCGAAAGTGGTGGTGGAAAAAGGCGCCGTAGTGAGGACAGGACAAATCATTGCCAAAGGGGAATCCTTTATATCATCCAATGTTCATTCATCCGTTTCCGGAAAAGTCACCAAAATAGACGATGTAATTGATACTTCGGGATATAAACGTCAGGCTGTTTACATTGACGTGGAAGGGGATGAATGGGAGGAAGGAATTGACCGTTCACCTGAAATTATCCATGATATACTCCCTGACCGGGATACAATCATCCGTAAGATTAACGAGATGGGTGTGGTTGGCCTTGGCGGTGCAACTTTTCCGTCGCATGTCAAGCTGATGGTCCCGGATGGAAAAAAGGCCGAGTACCTGCTGATCAACGGGGTGGAGTGTGAACCTTACCTCACTTCGGATCACCGGCTGATGCTTGAGCGGGGGGAAGAAATGATCATCGGCGTTAAAATTCTGATGAAAGCCCTTGGCGTGAACAAGGCTTTTATAGGAATAGAGAAAAACAAGCAGGATGCCATCGTGCACCTGAGCGTGATCTGCTCGAAGCATCCTGGAATTGAGGTTGTTCCCCTGAAGGTAAAATATCCGCAGGGCGGAGAAAAGCAGTTGATCAAAGCCGTTCTTAACCGTGAAGTTCCTTCGGGAAAACTTCCGATCGAAGTGGGTTGCGTGGTGAATAACGTAGGCACTGCACTGGCTGTTTATGAAGCGGTTCAGAAAAACAAGCCGCTGATCGACCGGGTGGTAACCGTTACCGGGAAGTCTGTTGCAAAACCGTCGAATTTGCTTGTCCGCATTGGTACGCCGGTAAGCGCACTGGTGGAATTTGCCGGTGGTTTGCCCGAAGATGCGGGAAAAGTGATCAGTGGCGGCCCAATGATGGGGAAAGCCCTGACATCACTTGATGTTCCGGTGGTAAAAGGCACATCCGGCATTCTGATCATGAAGGGTGCCGAATCGAAACGGGCGGCTGCCCTCAACTGTATCCGCTGTGGCCGCTGTATCACGGCCTGTCCGATGGGGCTTGAGCCTGTATTGCTGGCTCAGCTGTCGGAAAACCAGTTGTTCGAACGCGCAGAAAAGGAAAGAATCATGGACTGCATTGAATGTGGTTCATGCCATTATACCTGCCCGGCCGGCCGGCCATTGCTCGACTACCTAAGGCTGGGTAAAAATAAAACCGGAATACTCATCAGAAATCGGGGGAAGAAATAA
- a CDS encoding class I SAM-dependent methyltransferase, whose protein sequence is MKNPWLQIPFQDYENHMREVGQTQMLSRLFGDCLKRYTPGSIALIGCATGNGLEEVDPAITRVIHAVDINPAYLEQLNQRFGQTIPGMNIQCLDLEVDPLSFSNVDLIFCGLVLEYVKPDVLIPELLDALSPDGALVIVIQQTRNTAFVTKTQYRSLDLLSSFAGTVSGAGLYELLSNLGVKIEMQYDVPLNDNKSFRVFHCSKNRISS, encoded by the coding sequence ATGAAGAACCCCTGGCTGCAGATTCCTTTTCAGGATTATGAAAATCATATGCGCGAAGTCGGGCAGACGCAGATGCTCAGCCGTTTGTTTGGCGATTGCCTTAAGCGCTATACGCCCGGCAGTATCGCCCTGATCGGGTGTGCAACGGGAAATGGCCTTGAAGAAGTTGATCCTGCTATTACAAGGGTTATCCATGCCGTGGATATCAATCCCGCTTACCTGGAACAACTTAACCAGCGTTTTGGACAGACTATACCGGGGATGAACATCCAATGCCTGGACCTGGAAGTTGATCCCCTCTCTTTCAGTAATGTTGACCTGATTTTTTGCGGTCTGGTGCTTGAATACGTGAAGCCGGATGTGCTGATACCTGAATTGCTGGACGCATTATCCCCGGATGGTGCATTGGTGATTGTTATACAGCAAACCCGGAATACCGCTTTTGTAACCAAAACACAATATAGATCCCTTGATTTGCTTTCATCTTTTGCTGGAACGGTTTCGGGAGCCGGACTTTATGAACTGCTCAGTAATTTGGGTGTTAAAATTGAGATGCAATATGATGTGCCCCTGAATGATAATAAGTCATTCAGGGTGTTTCACTGCAGCAAAAACCGGATTTCCTCCTGA
- a CDS encoding SoxR reducing system RseC family protein, producing MSSSTDCIAKTGVVQSIDGQKVFVKVISVSACASCHAKGACTASDTSERIIEAELEPGTSLKPGQIVSVQADVKAGNAALFYGYILPFLLVFVVLIIAVLLTSEVVAGLVSLGVLLPYYAVLYLLRDRMGKRFKFSIQA from the coding sequence ATGTCATCCTCAACCGATTGTATTGCAAAAACAGGCGTTGTTCAAAGCATTGATGGACAGAAAGTTTTCGTAAAGGTGATCAGCGTGAGCGCCTGTGCTTCCTGCCATGCAAAAGGCGCCTGCACAGCCTCCGATACCAGTGAACGCATCATTGAAGCCGAGCTTGAGCCCGGCACCAGCCTCAAACCCGGACAGATTGTGTCGGTTCAAGCCGATGTGAAAGCCGGTAATGCAGCGCTTTTCTATGGCTATATTCTGCCCTTTCTGCTGGTTTTTGTGGTGCTTATCATCGCGGTATTGCTGACTTCAGAAGTAGTGGCCGGATTGGTCTCCCTGGGGGTGTTGTTACCCTATTATGCCGTCCTGTATCTGCTCAGAGACCGGATGGGAAAGCGGTTCAAATTCAGCATCCAGGCGTGA